GCGTCCGGTCAAGAGCTCGAACAGAACCACACCAGCCGAGTACAGGTCGCTGCGCGCATCGACCGGCCGCGCCCAGCACTGCTCCGGCGACATGTACATGGGTGTGCCAGCCACCAGGGAGGCATTGGACTGGTCCGGATCGTGCTCGCCCGTGCGCAGCTTCGCGAGCCCGAAGTCGAAGATGCGGATGTGATCGCCCATGCCCGTTGCTGCCGAGAGCATGATGTTGGCAGGCTTGATGTCCCTGTGCACCACGCCCTTGCCGTGGGCGTGTTCCAGTGCGGCCAACAGCTGGCCGACTATGGGCAGCGCACGGGCGACCGGCAGCATCCCCTGATTCGCCAGCAGCTCCTGCAGGGTCAGCCCTTGCACGAAGTCCATCACGATGTAAGGCGCGCCCTGCACACCAAAGTCGATCACGGACACGCAGTAGGGGTGCGACAGCTTGCTCATAGCCCGAGCTTCTCGCTCGAAGCGCTCCAGGAACTGGGGCTGCTCCGCATACGCCGTGTGCAGGAACTTGATCGCGACCGGCCGCCCCAGCCGCAGCCGTTCGCCGGCGTAGACGATCCCCATGCCACCTTCCCCAATGCGCTCGGTGATCCGGTAGCGGTCGCTGAGCACGCTGCCCAGCCTGGGGTCCGCGGCTTGCTGCCGCTTGTTCGGTTCTGGATTGGTCATACGTGCATGCCGGCCGCGATGCGATCCTCGATACTCGCCGATTCCCTTGCGGAACTCCACGGGGGATGCAAGGCTGGAGCACGGTGCACTGGAATCCGGAGGGAATCCGGACCGATGCTCCAGCTCGGGTCCGACCGGAGCCGCTGGTTCGACCGGAGCCGCTGGTTCGACCGGAGCCGCTGGTTCGACCGGAGCCGCTGGTTCGACCGGAGCCGTCGTCCTCGGTGTCGAGTCTCGGTGAGCCGCATGCGGCGCGAGTCAAAGAGAGAATGGCCTCGATGCGGATCCGCATCATCACCTACAACATACGCAAGGGACTGGGGGCCGACGGTCGCTCCAACATGGCAGATGCGCTGGCTCAGGCGCTCGACGGGCAGGACCTGGACCTGCTCATGTGCCAGGAGGTGTTTCATGATGGCCGTACGGGCGCCTCGCAGAGCACCGAGATCGCGGAGGCGCTGGGACTCGAGTCGTATTATGGCGCAAACCGCTTTCGTCGCGTGGGACACCATGGGAACACAACGTTCTCGCGTCACCAAGTGTTCAAGGTCCAGAATCATGATATATCCACCAATCGTGTGGAGCGCAGGGGTGCTCTCTATCTGCGGATCGGGGTGCGCGGGCGGGTCCTGCACGCGATCAACGTACATCTGGGCCTGAACGCCAGGCAGCGGGCTACCCAGATCATGCGCGTGGCCGAGATCGTGGAGGCGTGCTGCCCCGAAACGGAACCGGTCTTGCTGGCAGGGGACTTCAACGACTGGCGGCGCAGCCTGGACGCGGTGATCACGCGCGAGCTGGGCTTCCAGAATGCTTTCTCCTCGGCAGTCGACGACAGTGTCAGAACCTGGCCGGCACGCAGGCCGGTGTTTCCCCTAGACCGCATCTATGTTCGTAATCTCCGTTCGTTGGAGGTCGAGTGCCTTCGCGGTGACCCATGGAACGAGCTTTCGGACCACTTGCCGCT
The window above is part of the Pseudomonadota bacterium genome. Proteins encoded here:
- a CDS encoding endonuclease/exonuclease/phosphatase family protein; amino-acid sequence: MRIRIITYNIRKGLGADGRSNMADALAQALDGQDLDLLMCQEVFHDGRTGASQSTEIAEALGLESYYGANRFRRVGHHGNTTFSRHQVFKVQNHDISTNRVERRGALYLRIGVRGRVLHAINVHLGLNARQRATQIMRVAEIVEACCPETEPVLLAGDFNDWRRSLDAVITRELGFQNAFSSAVDDSVRTWPARRPVFPLDRIYVRNLRSLEVECLRGDPWNELSDHLPLRADLLLP